The Lewinellaceae bacterium genome has a segment encoding these proteins:
- a CDS encoding SusC/RagA family TonB-linked outer membrane protein, whose protein sequence is MTNSYKALSLFLLAFCFMAMQAVAQDLKVTGTITSAADGEPLIGVNITVKGTTTGAISDFDGKYYLDVPADATLVFSYVGFSNQEVAVNGRSVVDVQLIEGEALGEVVVTALGISRDKKALGYSVEQVSAEEISETGQTNLVSALQGKVPGVAIQTSSGTPGAGADIVIRGINSLDPSRSTRPLYIIDGVEMGDGADVLPISPSSGSNAVSSRTQATVSNRAIDLNIDDIASVNILKGAAATALYGIRAANGAIIITTKKGEAGKPKVNVHYSTGWENVNKTPNVQTTFIDGHRTTTEITSYIFYNFGAKVFDGQPNPTSNIYEDFFETGHQQSYGASVSNGNDKFTYRISANQFDHKGITPFSEWGKTNFSLSSGMQLTKKLNVEASVRYTKSGGNKPHVGDKSIMSTLSYVPNVVDMKSYAKPYYFQSNYAEGIIDHPLYLAENDKYTDDVNRFITTVNASYKINDNISLNYIIGQDSYNDTRTRTVDKETDEGFQVKGFLVEQSLNTKKVTSNLFAKFNYRLGNDISLTALAGNYIYAEDTKWVSVRGEEFAIQNFFNLNNAKFFFQSNGFSQYRNYAFYGDVSLGYQDWLYLGVTVRNDHSSALPTANNSYFFPAFTMSWILSDMVEMPDFINLFKLRGSYATVGKDTGPYQLGKYYTKASNFPFGDVLGFTLQTTIGDVNLSPEFSKDVEVGAELSFLKNRVGIDFSYYTSNATDMILSVPVSNTTGFARYVTNAGEIKTQGIELLLDFVPVRTKNFTWNSTVNWSKNSGEVISIAEGIGEIPLYEQQGITNKYVEGGKVGDLYGYAYARTADDQLIIDGNGYPFVVYDSLKLVGNALPDWTASWYNNFTFKGLTFSMLWEWRKGGDIYDVGKRNSIRGGQLEETVRRWEEVVFTGVVEVKDNEGNVIGYEPNTKSVELTPNDFYRSSGRYNGAADVLLEESSWIRLRNVSLSYQLPKQLLDKTFIEDIRLTLTANNLYLNTPFRGFDPEINYFGAGSNIYGYTGLNTPATRSYNFTVNLTF, encoded by the coding sequence ATGACAAACAGTTACAAAGCGCTTTCGCTATTCCTGCTGGCATTTTGCTTTATGGCAATGCAGGCAGTTGCGCAAGACTTGAAAGTGACAGGCACCATAACATCAGCTGCTGATGGGGAGCCACTCATCGGTGTCAACATCACCGTTAAAGGAACCACTACCGGAGCCATCTCCGATTTTGATGGAAAATATTATCTGGATGTTCCTGCAGATGCGACCTTGGTTTTTTCTTACGTCGGATTCAGCAATCAGGAAGTTGCCGTCAACGGTCGAAGCGTCGTTGATGTTCAATTGATTGAAGGAGAGGCATTGGGCGAAGTGGTGGTAACCGCTCTCGGTATTTCCCGCGACAAGAAAGCGCTGGGATATTCCGTTGAGCAGGTCAGTGCTGAAGAAATTTCAGAAACCGGCCAAACCAACCTCGTAAGCGCCCTGCAGGGAAAAGTTCCAGGGGTAGCCATTCAAACTTCCAGTGGTACTCCGGGAGCCGGAGCAGATATTGTCATTCGCGGTATCAACTCTCTGGATCCGAGCCGGAGCACACGCCCCCTCTATATTATTGACGGGGTCGAAATGGGAGATGGAGCGGATGTTTTACCGATCAGTCCAAGTTCAGGCTCCAATGCCGTTTCCTCACGTACACAGGCTACCGTAAGCAACAGGGCCATAGATTTAAATATCGATGATATTGCTTCTGTAAACATTCTGAAAGGCGCAGCAGCCACCGCCCTTTATGGTATCCGTGCCGCCAACGGAGCCATCATTATCACCACTAAAAAAGGGGAAGCCGGCAAACCTAAAGTAAATGTACATTATAGTACCGGTTGGGAAAATGTAAACAAAACACCTAATGTACAAACCACCTTTATTGACGGCCATCGTACCACCACGGAAATTACCTCCTACATTTTTTACAATTTCGGAGCAAAAGTTTTCGACGGTCAGCCTAACCCGACCAGCAATATTTATGAAGACTTTTTTGAAACCGGCCATCAGCAGAGTTATGGCGCTTCCGTTTCCAACGGAAACGACAAATTTACTTACCGCATTTCTGCCAACCAGTTTGATCATAAAGGGATCACCCCTTTTTCTGAATGGGGAAAAACGAACTTTAGCCTCAGCTCAGGCATGCAGTTGACCAAAAAACTCAACGTGGAAGCCAGTGTAAGATATACCAAATCCGGTGGCAATAAACCTCACGTCGGGGATAAATCTATTATGAGTACCTTATCTTATGTACCCAATGTAGTGGACATGAAGTCCTATGCCAAGCCGTATTATTTTCAGTCAAACTATGCTGAAGGTATCATTGACCACCCGCTTTACCTGGCAGAAAATGATAAATATACCGATGATGTGAATCGTTTTATCACTACGGTGAATGCGAGTTACAAGATCAATGACAATATTTCATTGAATTACATCATCGGGCAGGATTCCTATAATGATACCCGTACCCGGACCGTCGATAAAGAAACTGACGAAGGATTCCAGGTAAAAGGTTTCCTGGTGGAACAAAGCCTGAACACTAAAAAAGTGACCTCTAACCTGTTTGCCAAATTCAATTACCGACTGGGAAATGATATTTCGCTGACCGCACTTGCCGGTAACTATATCTATGCTGAAGATACCAAATGGGTCAGCGTTCGCGGAGAAGAATTTGCCATTCAGAATTTCTTCAACCTGAACAACGCCAAATTCTTCTTCCAAAGCAACGGTTTCAGCCAATACCGCAACTACGCTTTTTACGGAGATGTTTCATTGGGATATCAGGATTGGCTTTACCTGGGCGTGACAGTGAGAAATGACCATTCTTCCGCCCTGCCTACGGCCAATAATTCTTATTTCTTCCCGGCCTTTACCATGTCATGGATTTTATCGGATATGGTGGAAATGCCTGACTTTATCAACCTGTTTAAGCTCCGTGGTTCTTACGCCACGGTAGGTAAAGACACCGGACCATACCAGTTGGGTAAGTATTACACCAAAGCCAGCAATTTCCCATTCGGAGACGTGCTTGGATTTACGCTGCAAACGACTATTGGCGATGTAAACCTCAGCCCGGAGTTTTCCAAAGATGTTGAAGTGGGGGCAGAATTGAGTTTCTTAAAGAACCGCGTGGGGATCGATTTCTCTTATTACACCTCCAATGCAACGGATATGATTTTGTCTGTTCCGGTGAGTAATACTACCGGGTTTGCGAGATACGTGACCAATGCCGGGGAGATCAAAACACAAGGCATCGAATTGCTGTTGGATTTCGTGCCTGTCCGCACCAAAAACTTCACCTGGAACAGCACCGTTAACTGGTCCAAAAACAGCGGGGAAGTCATCAGTATAGCCGAGGGCATCGGAGAAATACCGCTTTATGAACAGCAGGGAATCACCAACAAATACGTCGAAGGAGGCAAAGTTGGGGACTTATATGGTTATGCTTATGCCCGGACAGCTGACGATCAGCTCATCATTGATGGCAATGGATATCCTTTTGTTGTGTACGATTCCTTAAAACTCGTTGGGAATGCGTTGCCTGACTGGACGGCCAGCTGGTACAACAATTTTACGTTCAAAGGACTGACCTTCTCCATGCTTTGGGAATGGAGAAAAGGTGGAGATATCTATGATGTTGGTAAACGTAACAGCATCAGGGGCGGGCAATTGGAAGAAACCGTCAGAAGATGGGAGGAAGTTGTCTTTACCGGAGTGGTTGAAGTTAAAGATAATGAAGGAAATGTTATTGGTTATGAACCTAACACCAAGTCGGTTGAACTGACGCCAAACGATTTTTACCGCTCTTCAGGTCGTTATAACGGGGCCGCAGATGTCCTGCTGGAAGAATCTTCCTGGATCAGGTTGAGAAATGTGAGCCTGAGTTACCAGTTGCCTAAGCAATTGCTGGATAAAACATTCATTGAAGATATCCGCCTGACGCTGACGGCCAATAACCTATACCTGAATACGCCTTTCAGGGGATTTGATCCGGAGATCAATTACTTTGGAGCGGGTTCCAACATCTATGGTTATACCGGATTGAATACTCCGGCAACCAGGAGTTATAACTTCACGGTAAACCTTACCTTTTAA
- a CDS encoding tryptophanase — MHSKITIEPFRIKVVEQIELTTEEERIAFLEKAHYNPFLLTARQVIIDLLTDSGTSAMSAEQWAGIMRGDESYAGARSWELLKAEIEDLTGFPFVMPTHQGRAAEHLLYSQLGGKGKVFISNTHFDTTRANIEYSGAKAIDCPVPEALHPTVDHPFKGNMDIDKLKDTIKQYGPENIGAIILTVTNNSGGGQPASMQNAKEIASVCKENGLRFILDACRVAENAYFIKHREPEYAEKTYREIAREMFGLADGCIMSAKKDGLVNMGGFLALKDEDLAVSCRTVLIITEGYSTYGGLAGRDMEAIAVGLREVFDPAYLNYRIKSTTYVGEKLSELGIPVIKPIGGHAVYVDAKSFYDHIPPEQFPGQALACELYKISGIRACEIGSVMFGHYDEKGEFVSAAMELVRLAIPRRVYTQSHMDYVVEAFKELRETKHLVKGFKIVREPPFLRHFTAHFEHVK, encoded by the coding sequence ATGCATTCAAAAATAACAATAGAACCATTCAGAATCAAGGTGGTCGAGCAAATTGAACTGACCACAGAAGAAGAGCGCATTGCTTTTCTGGAAAAGGCGCATTACAATCCTTTCCTGCTTACCGCAAGGCAGGTGATTATCGACTTGCTGACGGATAGCGGCACTTCAGCGATGAGCGCCGAGCAATGGGCCGGAATAATGCGTGGAGATGAAAGTTATGCCGGGGCAAGGAGTTGGGAGTTATTGAAGGCCGAAATTGAAGATCTGACCGGATTTCCTTTCGTCATGCCTACTCACCAGGGCCGGGCGGCTGAACATTTGTTATACAGCCAGTTGGGCGGAAAAGGAAAAGTGTTTATTTCCAATACCCACTTTGATACCACCCGGGCAAATATTGAATATTCAGGAGCCAAAGCCATTGATTGTCCGGTTCCGGAAGCGCTTCATCCAACGGTGGATCACCCTTTCAAAGGGAATATGGATATTGATAAACTGAAAGATACGATAAAACAGTATGGTCCTGAAAATATAGGTGCCATCATTCTTACCGTGACCAATAACAGTGGGGGAGGGCAGCCTGCCAGCATGCAAAATGCCAAAGAAATTGCCTCGGTTTGTAAAGAAAACGGCCTTCGCTTTATTCTCGATGCCTGCCGGGTAGCCGAGAATGCTTATTTTATTAAACATCGGGAACCTGAATACGCTGAAAAAACTTATCGCGAAATTGCCCGGGAGATGTTTGGCCTGGCGGACGGCTGTATCATGAGTGCCAAAAAAGACGGGTTGGTCAATATGGGCGGTTTTCTCGCGCTGAAAGATGAGGATCTTGCCGTTTCCTGCCGGACCGTTTTGATCATCACAGAAGGTTATTCAACGTATGGAGGATTGGCCGGCCGTGATATGGAGGCGATTGCAGTGGGTTTGAGAGAGGTTTTTGATCCCGCTTATTTGAATTACAGGATAAAAAGTACCACTTATGTGGGCGAAAAACTTTCAGAACTGGGCATTCCGGTCATTAAGCCCATTGGCGGGCATGCTGTTTATGTGGATGCTAAATCATTCTATGACCATATTCCTCCCGAACAATTCCCAGGGCAGGCACTGGCTTGTGAATTGTACAAAATTTCAGGGATTCGTGCCTGTGAGATAGGCTCCGTAATGTTTGGCCATTATGATGAAAAAGGGGAATTCGTATCCGCTGCAATGGAACTGGTCCGATTGGCTATTCCTAGAAGGGTTTACACCCAAAGCCATATGGACTATGTAGTCGAAGCATTTAAAGAATTAAGGGAAACGAAACACCTGGTCAAAGGTTTTAAGATCGTCCGTGAACCTCCTTTTCTCCGACATTTTACGGCTCATTTTGAGCATGTGAAATAG
- a CDS encoding SusD/RagB family nutrient-binding outer membrane lipoprotein produces the protein MKKLKYISIPLLAFIMLFTTSCEEFLNVNENPTQIREANLESLLPTILESTSDLHNKTALTAGRVTHQLDHVFGYYSEFRMESTWEEIYLKILNNADVVNELATELKSPHYAGIAHVIQAVSIAMLADVYEDAPFSNALAGSEILKPTYDTQESLYNAAMSYLNDGIQFLESENTGYEPGSDDMIYGGGIDKWVRLAHSLKARYMIHLSNKSSVNWNAILTEVDLGMTSNDDNFSFYYNGGENKNPLHTGVALANLTGNFTYTHGKFLIDLMNGASYGVTDPRLPFIAGLEAGETEYMGLASYDEEAPAYTTAIDQNTWYGKADAPVVMMSFAELKLIEAEAALNVDAGRAYTAYMDAISANMDMLGVSSGDKTAYMEDPAVALGGTTDLEHIMKEKMIALFMNAESWTDIRRHHFDDTIFKGFVIMEYLGRTEPGQRALHPTTELTRNKENEAAFSKDFTEVMWRDKQ, from the coding sequence ATGAAAAAATTAAAATATATATCCATTCCTCTTTTGGCATTTATCATGCTTTTCACTACGAGTTGTGAAGAGTTTCTGAATGTCAATGAGAACCCGACTCAAATCAGGGAAGCCAACCTGGAATCCCTGCTGCCTACGATTCTTGAATCGACCAGCGACCTGCATAACAAAACGGCGCTGACGGCAGGAAGAGTGACGCATCAACTCGACCATGTTTTTGGTTATTATTCAGAATTCAGGATGGAAAGTACCTGGGAAGAGATTTATCTCAAGATTTTGAATAATGCCGATGTGGTAAATGAATTGGCTACTGAACTTAAATCACCTCACTACGCCGGCATCGCCCACGTGATCCAGGCGGTCAGTATTGCCATGCTGGCTGATGTTTACGAGGATGCCCCGTTTAGCAATGCTTTGGCAGGTTCCGAGATATTGAAACCTACCTACGACACCCAGGAATCATTGTATAATGCTGCTATGAGTTACCTCAATGATGGTATTCAGTTCCTGGAATCAGAAAACACCGGCTACGAACCAGGTTCGGATGATATGATTTATGGCGGAGGTATCGATAAATGGGTGCGCCTGGCTCACTCTCTTAAAGCCCGTTACATGATCCACTTGTCCAATAAATCCTCTGTAAACTGGAACGCTATTTTGACAGAAGTGGATTTGGGAATGACCTCCAACGATGATAACTTTTCTTTTTACTATAATGGGGGCGAAAATAAAAACCCACTTCACACCGGGGTTGCCCTGGCCAATTTGACGGGTAACTTTACCTATACTCACGGCAAATTCCTGATCGACCTGATGAATGGGGCTTCTTATGGGGTCACTGATCCAAGATTGCCTTTTATCGCGGGGCTGGAGGCTGGAGAAACCGAATATATGGGACTGGCGAGTTATGATGAGGAGGCTCCTGCATATACCACGGCTATAGACCAAAACACCTGGTATGGAAAAGCGGATGCCCCCGTCGTCATGATGTCTTTTGCTGAATTAAAATTGATCGAAGCCGAAGCAGCTCTAAATGTTGACGCAGGGAGAGCTTACACTGCTTACATGGATGCCATCAGCGCAAATATGGATATGCTTGGGGTTTCCTCAGGAGATAAAACGGCTTATATGGAAGACCCTGCGGTAGCTCTTGGCGGAACCACCGACCTGGAGCATATCATGAAAGAAAAAATGATCGCGCTATTTATGAATGCTGAGTCCTGGACCGATATTCGCCGGCACCATTTTGATGATACTATTTTTAAAGGATTTGTCATCATGGAATACCTCGGCCGCACAGAGCCTGGTCAAAGGGCATTACACCCGACTACGGAGCTCACCCGGAATAAGGAAAATGAAGCCGCTTTTTCCAAGGACTTCACCGAAGTCATGTGGAGAGACAAGCAGTAA
- a CDS encoding DUF3365 domain-containing protein, translated as MKIRIIVTFILVPLLFGSCKQGTQKNQATQVAEPQPVDWEGLKIKGTDIATTSFFALSGKLKAALEQGGVPNALEYCKISAYPLIDSLSELHHATIRRTSLKLRNSNNAPSPRESAVLKQFESSFGLSLEVEPFVEDLGEAGVNYYGPIWVQNNCLQCHGVVGETLTTANNDLIRTLYPNDTATGYSEGDFRGMWVVNFEKGYSPNTIKQ; from the coding sequence ATGAAAATTCGAATCATTGTTACCTTTATTCTCGTCCCACTATTATTTGGTTCATGCAAACAGGGTACCCAGAAAAACCAGGCGACCCAGGTAGCGGAACCGCAACCAGTCGATTGGGAAGGCCTGAAAATAAAAGGTACGGACATTGCTACCACTAGTTTTTTTGCCCTGAGTGGAAAACTAAAAGCTGCTCTTGAGCAAGGAGGAGTACCCAATGCCCTGGAATATTGTAAAATTTCGGCCTATCCTCTTATCGACAGCCTGTCTGAATTACACCATGCGACCATTCGAAGGACCAGTTTAAAACTTAGAAATAGCAACAACGCTCCTTCCCCCAGGGAAAGTGCTGTGTTGAAACAATTCGAATCCTCTTTCGGCCTGAGCCTGGAGGTGGAACCCTTTGTGGAGGATTTAGGAGAGGCAGGGGTGAATTATTATGGTCCTATATGGGTCCAGAATAACTGTCTCCAATGCCATGGCGTGGTGGGCGAAACGCTAACCACCGCAAACAACGACCTCATCAGAACACTGTATCCCAATGACACCGCCACAGGTTACAGCGAAGGTGATTTTAGGGGTATGTGGGTCGTTAACTTCGAAAAAGGTTATAGTCCTAACACCATTAAACAATAA
- a CDS encoding peptidoglycan DD-metalloendopeptidase family protein: MEIPQLFTKKWNNIKLYNKRTKTLLFSSLFIAVSALSLMAAFYKSPTAFSDKKQINKNIKLGAFPVDIPTVKYGFALDTFNVTEGKIESGTFLGDILHAQKMDFQSIDQLVKNAADVFDVRKFREDRPYTILSRDTSQTADYFIYEPSVFEYIVFHLKGDLKVERIEREVITETKTAAGLLESTLWQAMTDNGMSFELADKMEDALQWSIDFHHLQKNDEFKLVYEEKYIDGEVVGVGMVKAAYYKTENNEYYSLFYKGEKEEGYYDLEGRPMKSTFLKSPVKFSRISSHYNLNRFHPILKRTRPHFGTDYAAPYGTPILAVGNGVVSMASYTNGNGNFVKIRHDKVYETQYLHMQKFAPGIHPGAQVKQGQVIGYVGSTGLATGPHVCFRFWKNGKQVNHLNLKFPPSLPLPEAELPAYYDYRDHYLELLNNVAIPVHVTEAFSATDTIKITGELVDPASEGSGEKKGNP, from the coding sequence GTGGAAATTCCTCAGCTGTTCACTAAAAAGTGGAATAACATTAAACTTTATAATAAACGCACCAAGACGCTACTTTTTTCAAGTCTGTTTATCGCAGTTTCTGCGTTAAGTCTTATGGCTGCTTTTTATAAATCCCCAACTGCTTTTTCCGATAAAAAACAGATCAATAAAAATATAAAACTCGGTGCCTTTCCCGTTGATATTCCAACGGTAAAATACGGTTTTGCCCTCGACACTTTTAATGTAACTGAAGGCAAAATTGAATCAGGCACTTTTCTCGGAGATATCCTACATGCGCAAAAAATGGATTTTCAATCCATAGATCAGCTGGTCAAAAATGCCGCTGATGTTTTTGATGTGCGTAAATTCCGCGAAGACCGTCCTTATACCATTCTTTCCCGCGACACTTCCCAAACAGCGGATTATTTCATTTACGAACCCAGTGTTTTCGAATATATCGTTTTTCATCTTAAGGGAGACCTGAAAGTGGAAAGGATAGAAAGGGAAGTGATCACTGAAACCAAAACGGCAGCAGGACTGTTGGAATCAACGCTTTGGCAGGCTATGACTGATAACGGGATGAGCTTTGAGCTGGCGGACAAAATGGAGGATGCCCTGCAATGGTCCATTGACTTTCACCATCTCCAAAAAAACGACGAATTCAAACTCGTTTACGAAGAAAAATACATTGACGGAGAAGTTGTGGGAGTTGGAATGGTTAAAGCCGCTTATTATAAAACAGAAAATAACGAATATTATTCCCTGTTTTATAAAGGAGAGAAAGAAGAAGGCTATTACGATCTTGAGGGCAGACCAATGAAAAGTACCTTCCTTAAATCTCCGGTCAAATTTTCCCGCATCTCTTCTCATTACAACCTCAACAGGTTCCACCCAATTCTAAAAAGAACTCGTCCTCACTTCGGTACGGACTATGCAGCACCATATGGAACGCCGATTCTGGCGGTAGGTAATGGTGTAGTATCTATGGCTTCCTATACCAATGGCAATGGTAATTTCGTCAAGATCAGACACGATAAGGTGTATGAAACACAATACCTGCATATGCAAAAATTTGCTCCGGGCATCCATCCCGGCGCACAGGTAAAGCAAGGGCAGGTCATAGGTTATGTAGGTTCTACAGGACTTGCAACCGGTCCTCATGTATGTTTCAGATTCTGGAAAAACGGGAAACAGGTCAACCACCTGAATTTAAAATTCCCTCCATCGCTGCCACTTCCTGAAGCGGAATTGCCTGCTTATTATGATTACCGTGATCACTACCTGGAATTGTTGAACAACGTAGCGATTCCGGTTCATGTAACAGAAGCATTTTCAGCTACAGACACCATAAAAATTACCGGAGAGCTTGTCGATCCTGCCTCTGAAGGTTCAGGTGAAAAGAAAGGCAATCCATAA
- a CDS encoding universal stress protein — protein sequence MKKILIPSDLTELTDFAYDIALKIAKKCDAGIEMLSIVPAPNNASFDKEGNIKTDTGADLTGLYQQLESQQEKLEAWAKGKDRITGTTTKIGHIDDTILRFIKENNIHLVTMGTSGAYGVKRWLSNSHAAKITRHAKVPVLTLKCDRSDMKIEDLLFVSDFHKPEKMNLDPVKTIIEALGVHLHFLKVNTQRDFLPNRTIRIAMEKFAELNELENVTFHIYCDETVEKGITNFSADTGIEVVAIGTHQRSGYSKMFHSSISENVVNHIWQPILTFRI from the coding sequence ATGAAAAAAATTCTTATTCCCAGTGATTTGACTGAATTGACCGACTTTGCGTATGATATCGCATTGAAAATTGCGAAAAAATGCGATGCCGGCATCGAAATGTTATCCATCGTTCCGGCACCCAATAATGCCTCTTTTGACAAAGAAGGAAACATCAAAACCGATACGGGGGCCGACCTGACAGGGCTTTACCAGCAATTGGAATCCCAGCAGGAAAAACTGGAAGCATGGGCCAAAGGAAAAGACCGCATCACGGGAACGACCACCAAAATAGGCCATATTGACGATACCATTTTACGGTTTATCAAAGAAAATAATATCCACCTCGTGACCATGGGCACCTCAGGAGCCTATGGGGTGAAACGATGGTTATCCAACTCTCACGCGGCAAAGATTACCCGGCACGCCAAGGTGCCTGTTTTGACCCTGAAATGCGACAGGTCAGACATGAAAATCGAAGACCTTCTTTTTGTTTCCGATTTTCATAAACCCGAAAAAATGAACCTGGATCCTGTAAAAACCATCATCGAGGCCCTCGGTGTTCATTTACATTTCCTGAAAGTCAATACACAAAGGGATTTCCTGCCCAACAGAACCATTAGAATCGCCATGGAAAAGTTCGCAGAACTCAATGAACTGGAAAATGTAACCTTTCATATCTATTGTGATGAAACCGTAGAAAAAGGAATCACCAACTTCAGCGCTGATACAGGGATTGAGGTGGTGGCTATAGGAACCCACCAAAGATCCGGGTATAGCAAAATGTTCCATTCCAGCATTTCCGAAAACGTAGTAAATCATATATGGCAACCCATTCTGACATTTCGTATTTAA
- a CDS encoding YqgE/AlgH family protein: protein MAKELGKGKILLAEPFMRDTNFKRAVVLLCEHNDEGSLGFVLNKPIEDTTIDRLVQDFPEFEASVYFGGPVQTDTIHYIHNIGELLEDSVKVAEGVYWGGNFEKLKFLISSKLVMPNNIRFFIGYTGWSEGQLKNEMVYGSWVTADLDANYIFKMESDNLWNTVMYNKGNPYTVIAQMPDAASWN, encoded by the coding sequence ATGGCTAAGGAATTAGGGAAAGGGAAGATATTACTTGCCGAGCCGTTTATGAGAGATACCAATTTTAAACGAGCGGTAGTATTGCTTTGCGAACATAATGACGAGGGAAGTCTTGGGTTTGTCTTGAATAAACCTATTGAAGATACGACCATTGATCGCCTGGTTCAGGATTTTCCTGAGTTTGAAGCTAGTGTTTATTTTGGAGGTCCTGTGCAAACCGATACCATTCATTACATTCACAATATTGGAGAATTGCTGGAAGATAGCGTCAAAGTAGCTGAAGGAGTTTACTGGGGAGGGAATTTTGAAAAACTCAAGTTTCTCATTTCTTCCAAACTGGTCATGCCGAACAATATCCGTTTTTTTATCGGTTATACCGGTTGGTCCGAAGGGCAGCTAAAAAATGAAATGGTTTACGGCTCATGGGTTACCGCAGATCTGGATGCAAATTACATCTTTAAAATGGAATCGGATAATCTGTGGAACACGGTGATGTACAATAAGGGAAACCCTTATACGGTTATCGCCCAAATGCCTGATGCCGCGAGCTGGAATTGA
- a CDS encoding MBL fold metallo-hydrolase, with translation MKVEQIYTGCLAEAAYYIESNGEAAVIDPLRDIEDYLKRAQEGNAKIKYIFLSHFHADFMAGHQDLAAKTGGTIVIGPTEAPIGYDAHIGKDNEIFKLGDAKLKLLHTPGHTTESMCLLLSDEKGKEVGLFSGDTLFIGDVGRPDLAQKVVADLTQDKLARMLYHSLREKIMPLADDIIVYPNHGAGSPCGKNMSSETTDTLGNQKKTNYALRPDQTEDEFVKELLTGLKEPPSYFPSMVIGNIKGTDSIYDVRKRENNPMSANAFEAKAAEDHVVIVDTRTSTEFVKGFIPNSINIDIESNFAVWVGTILRDVDTKLLIVTYPGRVEEVLDRLARVGFDNVLGYLNGGFEAWKKEGKAIDTIQSVTPEEVAQLENVNFLDVRRESEYDSEHILNAINAPLDYHWEAPGKIDKSKTYHVYCRTGNRSVIFASILKAQGFNNLIDVAGGIEEMKKTNKFKISEYVCPSTLL, from the coding sequence ATGAAAGTAGAACAAATTTATACAGGCTGCCTGGCAGAAGCAGCTTATTACATCGAAAGTAATGGGGAAGCAGCGGTAATTGATCCTTTAAGAGATATTGAGGATTACCTTAAAAGAGCACAGGAGGGCAATGCGAAGATCAAATACATTTTCCTCTCTCACTTCCATGCAGATTTCATGGCTGGGCATCAGGATTTGGCGGCAAAAACCGGAGGTACCATTGTGATTGGGCCTACCGAAGCTCCTATCGGATATGATGCTCACATCGGGAAAGATAACGAAATATTCAAACTGGGGGATGCGAAATTAAAACTCCTTCACACCCCTGGCCATACCACAGAAAGTATGTGCCTGCTGCTTTCTGATGAAAAAGGAAAAGAGGTGGGTTTGTTTAGCGGAGACACTTTGTTTATTGGTGATGTGGGAAGACCTGACTTGGCTCAAAAGGTGGTCGCTGACCTGACCCAGGATAAACTTGCCCGGATGTTGTACCATTCACTCAGAGAAAAAATAATGCCTTTGGCCGATGATATCATCGTATATCCAAACCACGGTGCCGGCAGCCCATGTGGAAAAAATATGAGTTCTGAAACCACAGATACCCTTGGCAATCAGAAAAAGACGAATTACGCCCTCAGACCTGACCAGACTGAAGATGAGTTTGTAAAAGAATTATTGACTGGGCTCAAAGAGCCCCCCTCTTATTTTCCAAGCATGGTCATCGGTAATATAAAAGGCACCGACAGTATCTATGACGTAAGAAAGCGGGAAAACAACCCAATGTCAGCCAATGCCTTTGAGGCGAAAGCGGCCGAGGATCACGTGGTTATTGTGGATACAAGAACTTCCACCGAGTTTGTCAAAGGGTTTATTCCAAATTCCATTAACATTGACATTGAGAGCAACTTTGCAGTTTGGGTGGGAACCATTTTGAGAGATGTAGATACCAAATTATTGATCGTAACTTATCCAGGCAGAGTGGAAGAAGTGCTCGACAGGTTAGCAAGAGTTGGTTTTGACAATGTATTGGGATATCTCAATGGAGGTTTTGAGGCCTGGAAAAAAGAAGGGAAAGCCATTGACACCATTCAGTCAGTTACCCCTGAAGAAGTGGCTCAACTGGAAAACGTGAACTTCCTCGATGTGAGAAGAGAAAGTGAATACGACAGCGAGCACATTCTTAATGCGATTAACGCACCGCTCGATTATCACTGGGAAGCTCCCGGAAAGATCGATAAATCAAAAACGTACCATGTATATTGCAGAACCGGAAACAGGTCCGTCATTTTTGCTTCCATTTTAAAAGCCCAGGGTTTTAACAATCTCATTGATGTTGCCGGGGGAATTGAAGAAATGAAAAAGACCAACAAGTTTAAAATTTCCGAGTACGTCTGTCCTTCAACCTTGTTATAA